The following nucleotide sequence is from Salinigranum halophilum.
GGCCCAACTGGAAGAACTCGCAGAGCGCGTCGAGCGCCTCCGGACGGTCCTTCGGGACCCGACGAAGACGGACTTCCGGGTGGTGATGGTTCCCGAGAAGATGAGCGTCCTCGAATCGGGGCGTCTCATCCGGCGGCTGGACGAGTTCGGGATCCCGGTCCAGACCGTCGTCGTGAACCAGGTGATGGAGAACCTGACGGAGGTCACGACCGAGGTCGACCCCGAGTGGGTCGTCTCGCCGGACCTCGACGGCTGCGAGTTCTGTCAACGGCGCTGGAAGGTCCAGCAGGGCGCGCTCTCGGAGGCGATGGAGATCTTCCGCGGACACGACGTCAAGCGCGTGCCGCTGCTGGCCGACGAGGTGCAGGGCGAGGCCGCGCTCCGGGTCGTGGCGGCCTGTCTGCAGTGAGCGGTCGAGGTCAGGAGAGTTTCCGCAACAGGCCGAACGCGCTGTCGCGCAGCGAGTCGGGGACGAACCGACCCAGGACGGCGACGGCGGCGACGGTTCCGACCGGGTAGCGCGCGGCGGGTTTCGTCGCCGACGCCGCGTTGACGATGTCGTCAGCGACCCGTTCCGGTGATTCCTCCCAGAACCCGCCCCCACCGACGGCCTGCATGTCGTCGAACGCCTTGTAGAACGAGTCGTACGCCTCCGAGCGGTCGAGTTCTTCCGCGGTGACCTCGTCGGCCGCCCGCTGGTCGAACTGCGTGTCGACCGGGCCGGGTTCGACGAGGACGACGTCGATGTCGTACTCGTCGACCTCGACGCGGAGCGCGTCGCTCATGGCCTCGAGCGCGAACTTCGAGGCGCAGTAGACGCCGCCGCCGGGAAACGAGAGCCGCCCGGCCACGCTGGAGACGTTGACGATGGTCCCCGACTCCTGCTCGCGCATGTGCGGCAGGACGGCGCGTGTGAGCCGGTGTGGGCCGTAGACGTTGACGTCGAACTGGTCGTGGACCTTCTCGGTGGGGACGTCCTCGACGGGGCCGAACTGCGCGTAGCCGGCGTTGTTGACCAAGCAGTCGATACGGCCGTGTTCGTCGACGATGCGGGAGACGACGCGGTCGACGTCCTCGGGGTCGGTGACGTCGAGCGTCGAGATGTCACAGCCACGGTCGCCCAGCGTCTCGATGTCGGCGGGGTTGCGAGCGGTGGCGTACACCTCCCACTCCTCGTCGAGGAAGGCGAGCGCCGTCGCGCGGCCGATTCCTGACGAACAACCGGTGATGAGGACCGTCTTGGGATGCACGGCGGTACGTCGGAACGCGGACAGTTAAGTGCCACCGATTGCGGAGGTTCGGTCGCGTTCTCCTGCCGTCACGCGTCTTCGAGGTACTCGGCTTTCACTTCGTCCGCGTACGCGTCCGCGAGTCGCGTCGGCTCCGGCAGTTTGTACCCGTCACAGCAGCGGACGACGAGGTCGGCCGCGGTCCCCGCGGAGACGCGGTGGCCGGGACTGACGTACAGGGGATTGATCTTTCGACTCGACGCGTACTGTCTCGACTGGACGGCGTAGCCGATGACGCGGCCGTCGGGGGCGTCGACGTCGCTGTCCGCGAGAATTGGCGTCCGCCACCCCTCGGGCCGGCCGTCGACGGACTCGCGGGGGCGACCACAGAGGAGCGACTTCGCGATGCCGACGCTCGGGCGGTCGAAGACGACGCCCATGTGCGTCGCGAGCCCGGCCTGTCGGTAGTGGATGCGGCCGCTCCCGTCGAAGAAGAGGAGGTCCGGGTCGGTCTCCAGTTCGGCGAGGGCGTCGACGATGGGGCCCCCCTCGCGGAACGAGAGCAGACCGGGGACGTACGGAATCGAGAGCGGGGAGACGGCGTGTGCGCGCTCGACCACTTCCCCACCCTGGAGACAGACCACGGCGCTGACGGCCGCGTCGTCGAGGAACGCCTGGTCGATACCGGCGACGACGGGCGCGTCCGGCCCGGTTCGGTCCCGGCCGCCGGGCCCGAGTGTCGACTGCGGTCCGTCGACACCGCTCCCGATGCGTGTGGGGTCGAAAGTGAACTCGTCGGCGAACGAGGCGGCCTCGGCGACCCGTCGCTGGAGCGTTTTCATCTCCTCGCGCGTCGCCGAGGCGTCGGGCAGGTACTGGGGGAAGTGCGGCTCCATCTCAGAACCGACCGCGACCCGGGCCGCCCGCGCCGCCGCCCCCACCGAACTGGAGCGACTTCGGCACGCCGACTTTCCCCTTCACACGGCCGCCGTACGCGAGTCCGACGACGAGGCCGACGAGGTGGGCGAAGTGGGCGACGTTGCCGCCGAGGGCCCCGACGCCGTTCGCGGCACCGAAGCCGGCGACGAGGCTGAACGCGGCGAAGCCGAAGGTGAGCACCCACAGTGGCATGGGGATGATGAAGTAGAGGTACACCTTCAGGTTCGGGTTCAACACGGTGAGCACGCCGAGGACGCCCATAATCGCGCCGGAGGCACCGACGACGCCGGGACCGAACGGGCCCGTCGTGACCAGCGTCGTCCCCACCTGCGCGAGCCCTGCGAGGATGCCCGCGCCGAAAAAGAGCGCCGTGAACCGCTTCGTGTTGAGGTAGCGCTCGACGACGGGGCCGAAGAAGTACAGCGCGATGCTGTTGAACGCGATGTGGGTGAAGCCGCCGTGGGCGAACACCGAGGTGACCCACGTCCACACGTACTCGATGCTCCCGGGGTTGAGGACGAACACGGCCTGCCACACGCCCGAGCGGGGCCCGAACCCGAGGACGAACGGGAAGAGGAAGTACTGCAGGGCGAACGTGATCCACATCAGCCCCAAAAAGAGGTAGCTCATGTTCCCGCGGAAGTAGCCGAGCGGGCCGCCCGTCGACGTCACCCGGTCGAGGACGCCCTTCGAGCGACCGCCCCGATTCTCGACCGAGTCGTCGAAGTCGCTCTCGAAGACGCCGGCGGGGTCGTTCCAGTCGTTCAGCCCGGGACAGTTGTGGTTCTCCGGGAGGCGATGCTCCCCGCAGAACGTCTGCCCACAGCGCCGACACTGGTACGGCAAGTTCTCCTCCTTGCCGCACGCGTCACACTTCGCCATTACGCAGGGTTAACGGCGTGGTGCTAAAAGGGATTGCCCTCCTGGGCACGCGTAGAACACACGACTCACGCGTCGTCTGGCTCGGTGTCGGCCGTCGACCGGGCGTCTTCGTCCGCTGCTGCCGGGGCCGGTGCGGGGACGACGGTCCGGTGGTCGATGCCGACGCGGGGACGGGTGGAACTCATCTCGGCTTCGACTACGTCGTTCGGCCACAAAAGATTACCCATGCGCATAATTCATCGTGCGGTTCCGCGGGAATAACCGAGACACATGACTCTCGAGGTCGGTCGTCCGACCGATGGGTCGGGCGTCGGCTCCCGCAGCCCCGACTCGCGGTGAGAAGATCCGGGTGTCGGGCTTACGCGAAGTTCTCCTCGTAGAGGTCCATCGCGTGCTCGATGGCGTCCTTGGCGGCCTGGGCGTCCTCCCAGCCGAGCGTCTCGACCTCTTTGCCCTCCTCGAGGTTCTTGTACGTCTCGAAGAACTCCGCGATCTCGGCTCTCGTCTGCGCGGTGAGGTCGTCGACGTCGGTGATGTGGTCGTAGCGGGGGTCCTCGGTGGGGACGGCGATGACCTTGTCGTCCTGTTCGCCGTCGTCGTCCATCCCCATCAGGGCGACGGGACGGGCCTCGATGATGCACCCGGGGAAGGTCTGGTCCTCGACGAGGACGAGCACGTCGAACGGGTCGCCGTCGTCGTAGTAGGTCTGCGGCATGAAGCCGTAGTCGGAGGGGTAGTGGACGTTCGAGTGGAGGACGCGGTCGAGGACGACACCGGGGACGTCCTTGTCGTACTCGTACTTGTTTCGCTCTCCCTTCAAACACTCCACGACGGCGTAGACGACGTCCGGGGCGTCCGGTCCGGTCTCCATGTCTTCCCAGAGATTGACCATACGTCTCCGTCCGCTGAGTAGCGCAAAAATCCGTCGGTATCGGTAGACGACCGGTTGACGGGCCGAGCGCGTCCGTTTATAACAGTCGGCGACCTGTCTTATTCATGACTACAAACATCACTCGTGACCGAACCGGTCACTATCTGCCGAAAACGCTGGAACACGGGCGTATACTGGATAAATTCTACTCACACACGTACTGTTTTAGCACTGAAAATACCGAAATAAATAATGGTACAAGAAGTGTTAAGTAGTCCGATGACATGTCCAGATATATGTCAGAGGCACAAACCCTGGGCACAGAGTCTGGCATGGCGCGGGACCTCACCGCGTTCCAACAGAACATCCTCGTCATTCTCGCCGAGGAGCCGATGTATGGACTTGCAATCAAGCGACACCTCGAAGATTACTACGGTACCGAGGTCAACCACGGGCGACTGTACCCGAACCTCGACGACCTCGTCGAGATGGGGCTCGTGAACAAGAGCGAACTCGACAAGCGGACGAACCAGTACGAACTCACCGACGACGGTCACCAGACCGTCCTCGACCGGTTCAACTGGATGCTGTCGAAGTTCGTCACGAGCGAGGAGCGCGCGGACGAGGTCCGCGAGCTCGTCGACGGTCACCTGTAGCTGGGTCGGTCACACCCAGCGGCGTCGAACAGGAGTCTCAACGACTCCTCTATCACCGCCTTTTGCTCCGCAGTCGGCCACGCGTTGCGCGGATAGTACTCCTCGAGGAACTCCTTCACCTCGCGGCCGGAGGCCGCTTCGATACGCCGCGTGTAGTGGTTCCCCATGAAGTCGGCGAACGCCCGGGCGTTCGCCGCGTGGACGACCCCGTGTTCCTCGCCGAGCCGTTCGACGAGGTCGGCGTTGTCGGCTTCGACAGCCTGCCACTCGTCGTCCGCGCCCGCGCCGGAGAGCGAACGTTCGACCGCACGCGAGAGGTCGTCCATCCGCTCGGTGCGTGCGACTCCGTCCTCGAACCAGTCAGACGGGTTCAACACGAGCGTGTCGTCGTCCTCACGGTAGCGGGCCGTGTAGCCGTGTTCGGCCAGGAGTTCGTCGCGACGGTCGCGGTGAGCCGCCGCCTCCTCGGGGTTCGGCACGTCACGTGCGAGTCGGGTCAGCCGTTCGGCCTCGTCGAGCAGTTCGTCTGGAAGGTCGTCAGCCATCGTCGAGCGCCTCGTTCGCTAGGGAGTCGGCGCGGTCGTTTATCTCCCGCGGAACGTGTTCGAGCGACCAGCGGTCGAACCCCGAGAGCAGTTCGAGTGCGGTGACGCGCCGCTCGCGCAGGTCGGGGTCGTTCGTGTTCCACTCGCCGCGGACCTGCTTGACGATGAGTTCGGCGTCGCCGCGGACGTCCACTTCGTCGAAGCCGTGGTCGCGGGCGACCTCCAGCGCGCGAATCAACGCCTCGTACTCCGCGCGGTTGTTGGTCGACTCGCCGATGCGCTCGCTCCCTTCGGCGACGACTCCGTCGGCCGTGACGATGGCGTACCCCACCGACGCCGGGCCGGGATTACCGCGACACGCCCCGTCGAAGTAGACGTGCGCACGACCGCCACTCTCGCGGAGGTGTCCGAGGAGGTCGACGGGTGTCGCCCCCTGCACGACCACCTTGTCGTCGTAAGCGACGGCGACGGCCCCCCCGTGCGACGCTCGCCACCGTTCGTACTCGGTGTTGCCGGGTTCGACGTCGACGCCGGCGGCTTCGAGCCGTCGGCGAGCCTTCTCTGGGTCACACGCAACGCTTGGCATCGTCCCCGCTTCGGGAACCACGTATTAAGTGCGTTCGTCCTCGCCGACACCGTGTGCCGCGTTCGCACGCCGGCCCCCACGCTTAAGTGTCAGTGGAGGTGGTAGTGAAAAATGTGATGACACGGCCCACCCGCCAACGGGAGCGCGACGGTGACCGTCGCCGATGGACCGCGGATGCGGACGAGGAGGAGGCGGACTCTGACGAGATCGACCTCGACGAGGTAGACTCGGACGAGATCATCCGCACGGGGGACGGCGAACTCATTCACGAACCGACGGGGCTCATCATCGAGGAGGAACAGATCGACCCGGGACCGGAGTGGCGGGCGTTCAACCACTCAGAGCGACAGCAGAAGTCCCGGGTCGGCGCGCCGACGACCCAGACGATGCACGACAAGGGGTTGACGACGACCATCGACTGGAAGGACAAAGACGCCTACGGCCGCTCCATCTCCTCGAAGAAACGCTCGCAGATGCACCGCCTGCGGAAGTGGCAAGAGCGCATCCGGACGAAGGACGCGGGCGAGCGTAACCTCCAGTTCGCGCTGAGCGAGATCGACCGGATGGCGAGTGCGCTCGGCGTGCCGCGGTCGGTGCGCGAGGTCGCGTCGGTCATCTACCGCCGCGCGCTCTCTGAGGACCTCATCCGTGGGCGAAGTATCGAGGGTGTCGCCACCAGCGCGCTCTACGCCGCCTGTCGCAAGGAGGGCATCCCGCGGTCGCTCGAGGAGATCGCCGAGGTCTCCCGCGTCGAGCGCAAGGAGATCGGTCGTACCTACCGGTACATCTCCCAGGAACTCGGCCTCGAGATGAAACCCGTCGACCCGAAGCGGTACGTCCCACGCTTCTGTTCGGAACTCGACCTCTCGAAGGAGGTCCAGTCGAAAGCCGAAGAGATCATCGAGACCACCGCCGAGAAGGGCCTGCTCTCGGGGAAGTCGCCCACCGGCTTCGCAGCCGCGGCCATCTACGCGGCCTCGCTCCTCTGTAACGAGAAGAAGACCCAGCGTGAGGTCGCCGACGTCGCGCAGGTGACCGAGGTCACCATCCGCAACCGGTATCAAGAACAGATTGAAGCGATGGGCATCCACAACTGAGTGGTCTCTCCTCTGTTCCCGTCGGCGAACCTTCTTGTGTGAGGACGGGCCCACCCCGGTCCATGCTGTGACCGTCCACCCGGACCGGCCCGCGGAGCGTGGTGCACCGGTTCACGGGCTACGATTCGCGCCACCGGCTCGCCAACGAGAGCGTTCGCCACCCGCGGACGAGTAAGGCTCAAGCCTCCGCTCGCACTACCTTCGCTGATGCGTCTCGACGAGTATCTCGACATCGAGGAGAACGAGCGTGCCGAGCGCCGTCGCCTCGTCGAGGAGAAGTCCTACGCCATCCTCGACCACCTCGAGACCTTTCAGGACCGATTCGACGAGGTGGTCCAGGGTGACTCGCTGTACGGCGGCGTCTCCCCCTCGATATTCGTCGGCCGTTCGAACTACCCCCGGGTCTCGACGGGCATCCTCTCGCCCGTCGGCCACGACGAGGACGCCGCGACGTTCGAGACCTCGGCGGGGTGGTACGACGAGGGGGTCTCCATCTCCGACGTGTTCGCGAGACGGACCTCGCTGCTCAACTCGAACCAGTCCACCACGGTCGATTCGGTCCACGACACGTGGGACGGCTTCCTCGGCGTCCAGCGTGAGGTCGCCATCTCGGACCGCCCCGTCACCGTCGAAATCGGACTGGACGGGAGACCCGACGTGGACCTCGACCCTGGTCGCGACGATATCGCCACGCCAACCGGTCCGCGTGCGCGGGCTCGGTCCGCACAGTTGGGTGAGAACCCCCACGTCCCCCGTCCGGTCGAGAAGACGCTGGAGGACGACGACTGGAACGCACAGGGGGCGATGACGTACCTGTACAGACGCGGCTTCGACGTCTACGACGTCAACACTATCCTCTCGGCGGGGGCGCTCGGACGGGGGGAGAACCGACGCCTGGTCCCGACGCGGTGGTCGATTACGGCCGTCGACGACACCGTGGGGCAGTATCTCCGTGGCCGCATCCGTGACGCTCCCTCCGTCGACACCGTAGAGGTGTACCGCAACGAGTTCCTCGGCAACGCCTTCTGGGTCGTTCTCCTCCCCGGCACGTGGGAGTTCGAACTCGTCGAACTGAAGGCGCCGGGCAGCGTCTGGAACCCCGACCCCGAAGCGGGCGTCTGGCTCGCCGCCGACCACGAGGGCCACGAGGGCCGAACCGGTTACGTCGAGGAGACGGCCGGCGCGTACCACGCCTCCCGCCTCGGCGTCCTCGAACATCTCGAGTCGCGGGGCCGGCAGGCGAAGGCGCTCGTCCTCAGACACGTCTCCGACGACTACTGGGGGCCGTGTGGGGTGTGGCAGGTCAGAGAGAGCGTCCGCAACGCCTTCGACGAGGGGGGGACGGCGGAGACGCTCGGCGAGGCAGTGCGCTCTGTCGCGCCGTACCTGCCGGTCTCGCTCGACCGTCTCCGGCGCACGTCGACGATGGTGTCGGGTGTCCAGGCGACGCTGGGAGACTTCTCCACCGAGTGAGTCGGCCGCCGCGGGCTCAAAGCCTATGTCGACGGCGACTCGTACCCTCCCTCATGGTCCCACTGTTCCCCGGTGTTCCGGGCGGGCCGGAACTCCTCGTCGTTCTCTTGCTCGCTGTCGCGCTGTTCGGCGTGCCGGTCGTCGTCGCGGTGCTCGGCTGGCGACACCTCCGTGGCTCCGGTCGCGTCGACGAACTCGAGGCACGGGTCCGTGAGCTGGAGTCGGAACTCGAAGACGTCGACGACGAACGAACCGAACACGGTCGTCCCGACGACGGCGGGGGACGGGGCACCGACGACGAGCCACCGCGCTGAGCCGTCGGCGTCAGTCGTCGGCTTCGGTCTCGACCGCCGTGTCGAGGTTCCCCCACGCCTCCTCGACCATCTCGCCCGTCGTGGCGACGATGTCGGCCATCTCGTCGTCGTCGGGTGCCATCCCGACCAGGCGAGCGATGCGCATGATGCTCACGTGGTAGACCTCCTGGACGCCGGGTTCGGTCTGCCAGACGACGACGTTACACGGCATCAGGCCGCCGAGCGTGTTGTCGCTGGCGTCGAGGGCGCGGTCCGCGACCGCGGGACTGCACGCACCGAGCACGTAGTAGGGGTCGCGGTCGGCCCCGATTTTCTCGTTGAGGAGGTCCGAGACGGAGAACTCGACGGCCGTCCCGAAGCCCGCCTGCGCGAACGCCTCGCGGACGTGCTCGATCGCCTCCTCGTGTTCCATCTGGAGTGTCGTCCGGTGCTCACCGATGTCCTCACCCGTGAGGACGGACGGATCGATTGGGAGCGTCATCGCCCGTCTCTTGGACAGCGACCGACGAAAAGGTATGGTAGTGTACCGTTCGTGCACGTATCTTCGGCTGAGTCGGCGCGACGCCGAACCGACCGTCACTCACAGCGGAATCGGCAGGAACGAGAACCACTCGATGACTCGCTCGGGGGGGAGAATCGGCGGGTGGAGGACGAGCCAGTCGAGGAGCACGAGGCCGAGCCCGTGGGCGACGATGGACGGAAGGATGGAGTTGGCGTCGTAGTCGACCGCACCGAAGAGGACGTCTGTCGGCCCCGACAGGAGCAGTTCGATGGGCGGCTTGCCGACGTGGTGGAGGGCGTACACGACCGGCGAGATGAAGACGCTCTTGAATCCGAGTTCGTCCCGGACGCCGACACAGAGGAGGCCGCGGTAGTACGTCTCGGCGGCGACCACGACCACGAACTGCTGGAGTGCGTGCGGGAGAAACGCCGAGAGCGCCGTCGACGTCTCCCACATCGGGTAGTACGCGCGGATGCTCGGGAGCGACGAGCCGACCAGATAGAAGGGGAGGACGAACAGCGCGATGAGCACGGCGTTTCGGAGCGCACGGCGGTCGACGCGCCATCCGAGATGCCGCCCGTGCGTGATGGCGAGCGCGGCCGGGAGGGCGATGAAGACCACCGTGTCACGCAGGGCGCGCATCGTGAGGTTTCCCCGGGGGACCTGCCACGCGCTCCAGAGGACCGAGAGGACGAGTCCGACGAGGAGCGTCCGCTGGACCCACGAGAGTTCCTCGAGTCGAGCGAGAGAGAACCGTTCGAGTCGCGGCACGCCCCTACTCGGTCTGGATGGGCGCGTCTCCGACCGCCTCGGTGACGGCCGCCACGAAGGACTGCCGCGTGTCGAAGTACGTGACGTCGACGTCTCCGAGGACGTCCGCGAGCGACTGGGGACCGGCGGGCGTGCGGATGACGCTGTCGCCTTCCTTCTCGATGACGCGGCTCTTCTCGTGTGGCCAGGTCAGTCGAGCGGCGACGCGCGCGAGTGGCTGCCCCTCGACCGCCTCGCCCTCGCCGAGTTCGACGACAGGCTCCTCCGCTGCTTCTTCGTCGTCTGCCATGCGCGTCGCTTGGCCATCACCGACAGTAAACTCTTCCCTTCCGTCCCGATTGGGGTGGTCTCGCTCGCGTCCCTGCCGTCGGCTCTCGGGGGCCACACACCCGCCGAGGGGAGACGTCGCCAACGTCTTGCGGACGTCTGACGTATCGTTTTGTGTCCGGGCAGTGTACTCGCGCCCATGACCAGTCTCTCGGAGGTGTACACAGGGGAGGGACGGTCGGGCGAACACCGCCCGGACCTCCGGCGGCTGTACGCAGGCGTCAGCCTCTTCCTCGTCGGCGCGCTCCTCGTACTGAGCGGGATTCTCGTCGCGGCGACGGACCTTCTCTACACGACGGCGACGCTCGAAGGCATCACGAACAGCCGCCACGTCGGCGGCGTCCTCGGCGGCCTCGGCGTCCCTGCGGTCTTCCTCGGTGTGTTGACGATTCTCCCCTCGGCGAAACGGACGCGGCTGGCCGCGCTCGTCGGGGCCGCTATCGCCGTCCTCGGTGTCGGTATGTTCTGGCACGCCTACCCGTGTCAGTGGTCCGGGTCGAACTGTGGAGCCGGGCTGATGGACCTCACGCTCCCCACCGTCGGTGTCTACTTCTTCGGCGTCATCACGACGTTCTGGTGGCTCTTCGTCGGCATCGCCAACTTCAAGACGCGGAACGCGCCCGGCGGCACCGTCCGGATGGAGGTCACCCGCCAGGGCGAGACGAAGGTCGTCGAGGTGCCACAGCCCGGTCCGGGCAGCGTCGGCCTCTTCGGCTCCCAGCCCGACGGCGGCGTCGAGACCCAGACGGGCTCCGAGGGGACCGGCGACGGCGCCTCGTGGAGTTCGGCGATGTTCTCCCCGACGGCCGACTCGTCGTCCGCTTCGACTGCTGCCTCGCGCTCGCAACCGGCGCCGTCGCGCTCGCCGACCTCCCCGGCGTCAGACGGCGGCGCGACCACCACCGACATCCGCTCGCCGCTCGACGGGAGCGGGGACGACGGCACCGAGTTCGTCCCCAACCCAGGAGACGAGCCCACCCCCCGGCAGGTCGGCGACCGCTACTGCGGGAGCTGTCAGCACTTCGATTACGTCCGGACCGGACAGGGCATCCAGCCGTACTGCGGCCTCCACGACGACCTGATGGACGACATGGACGCCTGCGACGAGTGGACGGCCCGCTGACGGCCCCGGTTCTGTTCGCCCCTCCGACTCACTCCGTCTCGTCTTTCACCCGCCTCAGCCGTGCCCGGACGTCGTCCCAGTGGCTCCCCTTCCAGAACACCTGCCCGCAGTCACGACACCGGTGACACGGCGTCTCCGTGGGGTCCGGCGCGTACGCGGGGACCGTTTCGTCCTCACCGACCGGGGCGACCCGACCGTTACACCGTCCACACCGTGCCGGCTCGTCCGCGAGCGAGAGGTCGAAGCCGTCCGCCAGCAGTTCACGGAGCTGGTCGTCTATCTCCCGGGCGTCGATGCGGACGCCGGCGGGCGCTCTGTCGGCTAGCTGTCTGTCTCTCGTCAGGAGCTGTCGCCCTTCGTCGCGAGCCACGGCGAGCAGGTCCTCGTCGGCCTCGAGCCCGCGGTCGAGCGCGTACGCCGCGTCGTACCCGCACATCCGAAGGTAGCGCGCCAGCTTGCCGAGCATCGCGTCGACGAGGAGTCGTCGGGCCATCAGCCGTCGAGGAACGCCCGAACCTCGTCGACGTTCCAGGTGTTGAGCACGTCGGCGGCCTCGGCCCAGCCTCGGCGCGCCGTGTGGACGCCGTAGCGGACGTTGTCGAACTCGCTCGGCGCGTGTGCGTCGGTGTTCACGACGACGACCGCGCCGGCGTCGACGGCTGCCCGGACGCCCGAGCCGTCGAGGTCGAGCCGGTGCGGGTTGGCGTTCACCTCCAGCGCCGTGCCCGCCTCCGCCGCGGCCGCCGCGATTCGCTCGTCGTCGAGTTCCATCCCCTTCCGGCGGTTCAACAGTCGGCCAGTCGGGTGGCCGAGCACGTCCACCGCGGGGTGTTCGATGGCGGCGACGAGTCGTTCGGTCGCCTCCTCGCGGCCTTGGTCGAGCGCGGCGTGCGGCGAGGCGACCACGATGTCCAGGTCGTCGAGGAGGGCGTCGTCCACCGAGAGGCCGCCGTCGGCGTCGATGTTCGCTTCGACGCCGTGGAACACTTCGATGTCGAACGCGTCGGCCGCCTCGGCGACGACCGATGCCTGCTCTCTCAGCTCCGCGTCCGAGAGGCCCACGCCGCCGACCATCCCCGCACCCGTCGCGTGGTCGGTGACCGCGTGGTAGTCGTAGCCCCGTTCTTCGGCCCCCGCGAGCATCGCTTCGAGCGTGGCGCGCCCGTCCGACCAGTCCGTGTGGGTGTGGAGGTCGCCGCGGACCTCGTCCGTGGTGACGAGGTCCGGGAGGTCGCCGGCGGCCGCCGCGTCGACCTCGCCGGTGTCCTCGCGCATCTCGGGTTCGATCCACGCGAGCTCCAACGCCGCGTACATCTCCTCTTCGGTGCGCCCCGCGACCCGTTCGCCGACGCGCTGGCCGGCGTCGGGGTCATCTACGTCGGAGACGTCGAACACGCCGTACTCGTTCATCTTCAGCCCGCGGGCGATGGCGCGGTT
It contains:
- a CDS encoding CPBP family glutamic-type intramembrane protease yields the protein MRALRDTVVFIALPAALAITHGRHLGWRVDRRALRNAVLIALFVLPFYLVGSSLPSIRAYYPMWETSTALSAFLPHALQQFVVVVAAETYYRGLLCVGVRDELGFKSVFISPVVYALHHVGKPPIELLLSGPTDVLFGAVDYDANSILPSIVAHGLGLVLLDWLVLHPPILPPERVIEWFSFLPIPL
- a CDS encoding DUF5789 family protein, producing the protein MADDEEAAEEPVVELGEGEAVEGQPLARVAARLTWPHEKSRVIEKEGDSVIRTPAGPQSLADVLGDVDVTYFDTRQSFVAAVTEAVGDAPIQTE
- a CDS encoding Mut7-C RNAse domain-containing protein, with product MARRLLVDAMLGKLARYLRMCGYDAAYALDRGLEADEDLLAVARDEGRQLLTRDRQLADRAPAGVRIDAREIDDQLRELLADGFDLSLADEPARCGRCNGRVAPVGEDETVPAYAPDPTETPCHRCRDCGQVFWKGSHWDDVRARLRRVKDETE
- a CDS encoding DUF7139 domain-containing protein, which translates into the protein MTSLSEVYTGEGRSGEHRPDLRRLYAGVSLFLVGALLVLSGILVAATDLLYTTATLEGITNSRHVGGVLGGLGVPAVFLGVLTILPSAKRTRLAALVGAAIAVLGVGMFWHAYPCQWSGSNCGAGLMDLTLPTVGVYFFGVITTFWWLFVGIANFKTRNAPGGTVRMEVTRQGETKVVEVPQPGPGSVGLFGSQPDGGVETQTGSEGTGDGASWSSAMFSPTADSSSASTAASRSQPAPSRSPTSPASDGGATTTDIRSPLDGSGDDGTEFVPNPGDEPTPRQVGDRYCGSCQHFDYVRTGQGIQPYCGLHDDLMDDMDACDEWTAR
- the polX gene encoding DNA polymerase/3'-5' exonuclease PolX; this encodes MSRNDEVSALFEEFADLLEAQDVSYKPNSYRRAAENIREDPRPIEDVAAEGADALEDIDGVGEAISAKILEYFETGEIEELEEARADLPVDMAGLTRVEGVGPKTVGKLYEALGVETLDDLEAAAEDGRIREVKGFGKKTEENILENIPFARQSRERALLGEARPVADDLLAYLRGNDAVAEADVAGSIRRWRETVGDIDVLVASDEPNRVVAAFADWDGATGVIESGTKKAAVRANGERVDLRVVVPDEYGAALQYFTGSKEHNVTLRNRAIARGLKMNEYGVFDVSDVDDPDAGQRVGERVAGRTEEEMYAALELAWIEPEMREDTGEVDAAAAGDLPDLVTTDEVRGDLHTHTDWSDGRATLEAMLAGAEERGYDYHAVTDHATGAGMVGGVGLSDAELREQASVVAEAADAFDIEVFHGVEANIDADGGLSVDDALLDDLDIVVASPHAALDQGREEATERLVAAIEHPAVDVLGHPTGRLLNRRKGMELDDERIAAAAAEAGTALEVNANPHRLDLDGSGVRAAVDAGAVVVVNTDAHAPSEFDNVRYGVHTARRGWAEAADVLNTWNVDEVRAFLDG